In the genome of Propionispora hippei DSM 15287, the window GCCAAAAGTTTTTCCCTTGGTCGTTCCTCCTGCGGCAACTCTTTTATCATTAAAGACTTTGCTTCTAATTTTCCTGTCATGGCAGGAAAACACCAGCCTTCTTTAAAATTTTTGCCAGTTTGTAAATAGGAAGTCCAACAACATTAAAATAACAGCCATGAATGCTTTCGACAAAAAGCGCTCCCTTTTCCTGTATGCCATAAGCGCCTGCTTTGTCCATCGGTTCGCCGCTGGCAACATAGCGGTCTATTTCTTCTTGCGATAAATGGCCAAATTTAACTTGCGTAACCGAAAAGTCAGTCCAAATATGTCCGGAGCTACACTGTATAACGGCCAAGCCGGTAACGACCTTATGTGCTTGTCCCGATAAAGCGTTAAGCATGTCTTTG includes:
- a CDS encoding Maf family protein: MKIVLASASLRRQELLRQMDCAFEVLPSTVQEDNSLKLPPDELVVAHAKAKAMDVAARKLDDTLVIGADTLVVLNGQVFGKPRSQIEAKDMLNALSGQAHKVVTGLAVIQCSSGHIWTDFSVTQVKFGHLSQEEIDRYVASGEPMDKAGAYGIQEKGALFVESIHGCYFNVVGLPIYKLAKILKKAGVFLP